The Deltaproteobacteria bacterium DNA window ATTTTAATAAGCTGATTGACAATATCCAGGATAGATTATGATAACAGATTATTCAATCGTTTTTATCTCTTTTTTCCTCATAGGACCCCAGCAGCCTTAGCCTCCGTTGGTTTAACTCCCTTTACCTCTGTCCCGATTCTTCCCTCGGTCGTCCAGTTCGTCCAGTCCTATCAGCCGGGGTAGGGCAATGGCTAACGAGCGTAACCTCTTCTTCCGGAAAGACGCAAAAAACCCAGGTAACCCGGTAAGTCCTGTCTAAAAAAATTTGAATTTCAAAAAAAATGGATATTTAACTAGTGCTTTTGAGTCCGTAGTTGGAAGAAGGTTCACAGAAACCGGGATCTTGGGTTCCTGTTTCAAGTTTCAAGATGCAAGTTTCGAGTATAGCAAGTGGATAAAAACTGTTCAGTTGTACTCATTTAGCTGTGTTAAAAAGTCTCGATAAATCCCTCTCGGCCCCCCTTTTTTAAAGGGCGGCCCGCCTTTGGGTGGATAGAAAAAGGGGGGTGAGGGGGGATGGCATAATCCTTGCTCCTTCTTTTAGGAAATAAATTTTCTTTAATATTTTGAGAGGAAACCGCAAATGATTGCCTCGGCCCGACCGAGTATCAGCATCATTAAAAGGGAACTCGCCTTAGATCAGATCTCCAAGGAGGTGGAACAATCTCCGGCGGTCAAGATTCAAAAGGCCCTATTGGAGGAATCCATCCGGTTGAAAGCCAGCGACATCCATATTGAGCCTTCTGAAAAAACGGTGCAAGTCCGTTACCGGATAGACGGCTGGCTCAAAAAAGGACCGGTCTTTCCCCGATCGGTCCTGGAGTCCCTGGTCTCCAGATACAAGATCAACTGCAATTTGGATATCAGTGAAAAGAGGATTCCCCAGGATGGAAGTTTCCGAATCCTCTCACAGGGAAAGGGCATCGATCTCAGGGTGTCCTTCCTGCCCACCCGGTGGGGAGAAAAGATCGTGGTCCGCCTTCTGGATACCCATCAAACCTTTTTGGGATTGGAACAACTGGGACTTCCAACACCCCA harbors:
- the tadA gene encoding Flp pilus assembly complex ATPase component TadA, translating into MIASARPSISIIKRELALDQISKEVEQSPAVKIQKALLEESIRLKASDIHIEPSEKTVQVRYRIDGWLKKGPVFPRSVLESLVSRYKINCNLDISEKRIPQDGSFRILSQGKGIDLRVSFLPTRWGEKIVVRLLDTHQTFLGLEQLGLPTPQLERLSTMIERPQGLILVVGPTGSGKTTTLYSLLQAIHREGINIITV